In the Rhododendron vialii isolate Sample 1 chromosome 2a, ASM3025357v1 genome, TatcaattcaatccaatctcttctcaaacaaacatgatattaataatcttaTCATCCAATcatatctcaaacaaacatactcattactaaTCTTTTCTCATTtctaatcccttctcattatcaatctcaatcctaatctcaTTTACTTATGAATCTCacccatctatcactgttatcaaacggggcctaagtccCATGCCTTCTGGCCAACCCCTTACGATCCGTTTGTCGGACGGATAAGGTTTTTGGTGGGTAATGAAGAAGGGTGGACATGTTATTTGGAGGGATTGGTTAAGGAGGGGGATTAGCTTTTatgtagtttttattttttatgtagtTTGAGCAGTAGTTGATATGTGTGAATAAAAGCAGATAATGTGAAAATTACCCGATTACCGTCATTAAATAATTATATTGAGAATACAAAAAAAGGTTTAACCGTTCAAGGGGTAAATAGGTCTCTCTATTTTTCACCCAGATAAGCTATTTCTATGATTAaaggtcatcatcgggccgggccaGGCAGGCCCAGCCCACCAAGTCTCTgcccaagcccgcccacgggccgggccgacatggctttttctttttgataggccgggctacctaccataaattgaagcctaagcccggcccacgggctagcccaattggctGGCCAGCGGGCCAAAAGCCGGccgggcttaaatttccttgggcaaaactaaaccaagggaaaaaagaaagggttttgtgggattttgggctaataggcGGGCCTGTTGGCGGGCTTTTCAGCGGGTACCACGGGCTGGGCCTACGGGCGGAccaagtaaaaattcataggcccgagcctgcccattacaaactacgggccGGGCTAGCCCGCCCGTTTTACGGGCTTGAGCCGGGTAAAAGCCCAGCGGGCCAGGCGGGCTTTGGGCGGGTCGTGggccttcgggctaaatgatgactcTTATCTATGATAGGGGTGGAATAAGCTAAGACCTTTGGACGGATTCATTTGTCTGATGTTCTATGAAAGTAATCCACAAATTCATACTTGCTCCGTCACTTTTTAAGCGTCATAATTTGACTTTCATGCAATTTTAGGAGTTTACATAATTGTAcctctaaaatattatttttcatacttaccctctatggagacatcattattacacttttactcatcaatttttcaaaagtgaatctacttttaggagcaaaatagaaaatatatcaacttttatccattaactttacaaCAGGACACTTATTTTGGATAGCTCAAAATAGAATAcaaaacacttaaaaagagacatGCTCATTCTGGTATTATTTTGATAATCAAACTAATTTATTCTTTCCGTATTTGCTAATAAACTGTGGAAAAATTTAACTCAAAATAGATCTCAATAAGTTCttaatctaaaaaattcaactcttgaatagagagaaaaaaaaaaatagttctgACATGAAACTCTCACTAATATCTGAATGAGCGGAATATTTGCATGGTCTGTTAGCAAATGAATCTATATAGAATGAACAATTTCTATCGTTTGCGTGCTTCAGCAACTTGAATATGTTTGCACTCAAGGAATCATTCCAAAGCTCAAATTGTTGACCATAAAGAATGTTAGATGTCAACTCTGTTCCTCTCAATAAGTTCttaatctaaaaaattcaactcttgaatagagaagaaaaaaaaatagttctgACATGAAACTCTCACTAATATCTGAATGAGCGGAATTTTTGCGTGGTCTGTTAGCAAATGAATCTATATAGAATGAACAATTTCTATCGTTTGCGTGCTTCAGCAACTTGAATATGTTTGCACTCAAGGAATCATTCCAAAGCTCAAATTGTTGACCATAAAGAATGTTAAATGTCAACTATGTTCCTCTCAATAAGTTCttaatctaaaaaattcaactcttgaatagagagaaaaaaaaaaaagttctgaCATGAAACTCTCACTAATATCTGAATGAGCGGAATTTTTGCATGGTCTGTTAGCAAATGAATCTATATAGAATGAACAATTTCTATCGTTTGCGTGCTTCAGCAACTTGAATATGTTTGCACTCAAGGAATCATTCCAAAGCTCAAATTGTTGACCATAAAGAATGTTAGATGTCAACTATGTTCCTCTCAATAAGTTCttaatctaaaaaattcaactcttgaatagagagaaaaaaaaaatagttctgACATGAAACTCTCACTAATATCTGAATGAGCGGAATTTTTGCATGGTCTGTTAGCAAATGAATCTATATAGAATGAACAATTTCTATCGTTTGCGTGCTTCAGCAACTTCAATATGTTTACACTCAAGGAATCGTTCCAAAGCTCAAATTGTTGACCATAAAGAATGTTAGATGTCAACTCTGTTCcgctaaaaaaaataagaacttattttttgaatcaaaGATGATGTGTTACAAAAAAATGAtcctgtctcgtaaaacaaaaaaataagtatttaaaaaataaaaacattaagCCTTAGCAGTAAAGCAGCAAGATAAGTGATTTGGAGGACAAATGCTGCATTGCTATTTCATTCATTATTTACTGCttaaattttcttctttaaattCTGCAGGCAGGACAAGATGAAACTCAAACAAAACAGGCCATTTTTTTACAACGCAGTAAAAAGATGGGAGACGATAATGCAGATTCCGGCGAGGCCCCTCAAATCGCGATTCATCCGAGTCAAAGGGGAGTGAAATGCCGTGCCTCGGAACGCCGCCTGGCAGTCGCCGGCCTTGCGAGCGGAGTCGGCGGCGTAAGAGGCCAGTTCGGAGTAAGTCTCCGAGTCCAAGTCGTTGAGCGCCAGCGCCAGAGCCGAGACGGCTTCCCCGTACAACCGGTCGCATCTCTCCAAGAGCCTCGAGTACTCATCGCGGCGGCTGCTGCCGCGGCGGTGGCGGCGGCCCAGCAATGCCCGTACGTAGGCCTCGGCACTGGTGGCGTTGGCGTAGGCCAAGTCGAACGAGACGAAGGCGAGGACGTAGGCGTCGGCGGTCGGGGTTCGCGGGTCGGAGTAGAGGGAGTCGACGCAGAATGCGTAAGTGGTCGTGTTTTTGCAGACGCTCTCGACGAGCTTGGTCGGGTTTTTTGCGTAGGAGGAGGTGGGACTTACTAGGGTGGAAGAGCAGCAgcagaagaggaggaggaggagggggttGTAGCGGCGGAGAGAAGGTAGAGAATAAGCCATTTGTGATGGTTCTTTGTGGCGGTTTTGGTGGGTGGTTTGGAATTTTATGGGATTTGAAGGGGTGGGCAGGAAAGTGAGGCGTACATGTAACCTCCTTCCAGCCAACGAAAGGAcgcaaaaggggaaaaagaaagggtAGATCCTTGTGATTTactttcatgaatttttttttttttgcgtaacTTTCAGTTCAATGGACCGACTAGTACGAGAATTTATTTTATCGTCCTCTAGTAGAGATCCAGTTGAAGATGAGGCAAAATTCTGTATGGACCGATCCAATAAGATAGCACACTGATTAAAGTT is a window encoding:
- the LOC131317159 gene encoding cell wall / vacuolar inhibitor of fructosidase 2-like, whose translation is MAYSLPSLRRYNPLLLLLFCCCSSTLVSPTSSYAKNPTKLVESVCKNTTTYAFCVDSLYSDPRTPTADAYVLAFVSFDLAYANATSAEAYVRALLGRRHRRGSSRRDEYSRLLERCDRLYGEAVSALALALNDLDSETYSELASYAADSARKAGDCQAAFRGTAFHSPLTRMNRDLRGLAGICIIVSHLFTAL